A region of the Fimbriimonadaceae bacterium genome:
GCTTGCTAGGACGATGGTGGTTCGTTTCAAAAGACTTTAGGACCCCGACTGTCTTTCCAGTCTGCAGGAGAACCAGTCCAAATGCAACCAGCAATTTCACTGGGATGCTCAACGAAGGGTCGTTCCAAGGTCGGAAAGTCCAAAGCGGCCCCCCGCCCCCCGCGCCTCTGCGTGAAACCCTTGCGCCCCTTGCGTTCCTTGCGTGAAACTCCCCCCCGCGCCTCAGCGCCTCTGCGTGAAACCCTTGCGCCCCTTGCGTTCCTTGCGTGAAACTCCCCCAGCGTCTCTGCGCCTCCGCGTGAACCCCCATAGCGCCCTTTGCGTTCTTTGCGTGCAATATCCCCCTACCGGTAGAGCAGGTGCGTCTTCCGCACGGCGCGGAACGCCTGCAGCGCCGGCATCCAGTCCCGGCGCGCGGCCGCGTAGCCGCCCTGGAGAAGGGCTTGCGAGGTTTGGGAGTTCTGCAGCAGGTTCACCAGTCGGCTCGAGTCCCACTCGGGGAAGAGGCGGTGCAACTCAAAGACCAGCTCGCAGCCAAAGCGCACCGAGTCGAACGCCGCGCGATCCGTCACCGTGAAACCGACCCCGCCGCACGGCTCGTTCGCGAACTTGCTGGCGTTCGGCGTGAACTCCAGCGGGTACACACGCACGCCCGGAACCGCCTTGGCGTTGAGCGCCGCGGCCAGCTTGCGACCGTCGAGCCAGGGCGCTCCCACGAGCTCGAAGGGCGTGTCGGTGCCTCGGCCGACCGAGAGGTTGGTCGCTTCGACGAGCCCGATGCCCGGATAGAGCAAGGCTTCGGTCGGCGACCGCATGTTGGGGGACGGGTTGACCCAGGTCAGCCCGGTTTCGTCCCACCACATGTCGCGCCGCCAGCCCTCGCACTTCACCACGGAGAGCTTCGCGCCGATCTTGCGCTCGCTGTTGAACAACCGGGCGAGCTCGCCGGCGGTCATGCCGTGGACCAGCGGGATCGTGTGGAAGGCGGTGAGCCCGAGGTGGCGCTCGTCGGCGACCGGGCCGTCGGCGTCGATCGCCGTGATCGGATTCGGGCGATCCAACACGACGACCTCGAGCCCGTCCCTGGCGGCGGCTTCCATCGCGTAGCCGAGCGTGCCGACGTACGTGTAGAAGCGCGTGCCGATGTCCTGGATGTCGAACACGATCGTGTCGACCCCTTGAAGCTGCTCCTTCTTGGGCCGGTAGCGATCGGCCCCTTGGCCGGGGTTGTAGAGCGAGTAGGCGGGAAGGCCGGTCTTCTCGTCGCGTCCGTCCTTCACCGCCTCGTCCACCAGGCCCCGGAGGCCGTGCTCCGGGGCGAACAGGCAGACCAGCGTCATGCCCGGCGCCGCCGCGAGGACGTCCGAGGTGAACCGCCCATCTCGGGTGCGCCCCGTGTGGTTCGTGATGAGCGCGACCTTGCGGCCCTTGAGTTGGGCGAACCCGTCGCGCTCGAGGACATCGATGCCGCAAAGCACGTCGGGAGCGCGGTGGACCATGCCGAGGGCGGCCACGGCGGGGAGGAGCATGGCAAGACTCATGGAGGAGGTTTACCCGGCGGGCGTTGCACGCCCGTGTTGGGTTTTGAGGTCCCCATTGCGTCTTTGCGTTCTTTGCGTGATACCCCCGGGAGGAGGCAGGCGGTGGTGCCGCGAACTCGTGTGCTCATGAAGCTGTTCCTGGGTTTCTTGGTGGCGGGCGCGCTGATCGTCGCGGTTCGGCTGGGGGCGGAGGGGCCTGTGGCGCGGGACACCGGGGTCGTCCAGGCGGCCAAGGCCTTCCTGGACGCGTTGCCGGCGGCGGAGCGGGCCAAGGCCGCGCGGCCCTTCGACTTGGCGCTGCGCAAGGTGTGGCAGTTCACCCCCGGAGACCGTGCCGGGACTCGGCTGCGAGACCTCGGCCCGGAGCAGAGGGCCCTTGCGGAGGCGCTGCTGAAGACCAGTCTCAGCGAGGGAGGCTACTTCAAGACCAAGAACGTGATGCACCTCGAGGACATTCTCGGAGGCAGCTACGCCAGCGACCTCTATTGGATCGAGATCTTCGGAACACCCTCGGCGGACGGCCCCTGGGGGTGGCAGTACGAGGGCCACCACGTGGTGCTCACCTTCACCTACGTCGGCGGAAAGATGTCGATGACCCCCGCGTTCTTCGGAGCCCATCCGGCCCTTGCCAACGATGGCAAGCGTGAACTTCGGGCGCTGGGCGCCGAAGAGGACTTCGCGCTGAAGCTATTCGGCACGCTCGACGCCGAGCAGCAAGCAAGGGCGCGAATCATCGAGGCTGTGCCCGCCGACATCTTCACTGGCCCCGATCGCGACACGATCCTGACCGAACCAAAGGGGCTGCCGTGCTCCGCGCTCAATGCCGACCAGCGCGAAAGGATGATGGCCCTGATCGACGTCTACCTCGACGACGCACCCGCGGAGGAGGCCGCTTTGCGGAAAGCCGCGATCGAACGGTCCCTCGACCAGACCCTGTTCGCATGGATCGGACCAGCCGAGCGCGGAACGCGCTTCTACTACCGGATTCACGGACCTCAAGTGCTCATCGAGTTCGACCACACGTCCGCGAGCCGAAGCGACGACCCGCACATCCACTCCATCTGGCGCACCCCCGGGGACGACTACGGCGAGGACCTTCTGAAGCGGCACTACCTCGAGGATCATTAGCTGGGGGGACGGGAATCGGGGATCGGGAATCGGGAATCGGGAATCGGGGATCGGGATTCCCGTCTACAATATCCTCATGCCCGTCGGACGATTCGTGCTGTGCCTCCACTCGCACATGCCCTACGTGCTCTCCCACGGGAAATCTCCGCACGGAACGGACTGGATCCACGAGTCGGCCGCCGAGTGCTACCTCCCGATCCTCCACGCGCTCGATCGGTTGCACCGCGACGGAATCCGCCCGCGGTGGACCATCAACATGACCCCCATCCTCGCCGAGCAGCTTGAGGACCCCACCTTCCAATCGGGCTTCGCCGATTACTGCCAGGAGAAGATCGACGCCGCGATCGACGACGCGCGGCGGTTTGAAAAAGAGGGCGAGCTGTGGATGCAGGGGCTCGCGGCGATGTGGCAGCGCCACTACACGCAGGCCCTCGTCGAGTTCAAGCACCAGTGGGGGCGCTCGATCATCGAGGGGTTCCGCTACTTCCAGGACGAGGGGTGCATCGAGGTGATCACGTGCGCCGCAACGCACGGCTACCTGCCGCTCCTTGGAACGGAGGAGTCCGTGCGCGCCCAAGTGAAGCTCGGAGTCGAGACGTACAAGAAGCACTTCGGCCGCCAACCGCGCGGCATGTGGCTGCCCGAGTGCGCGTATCGTCCCGCCTACGAATGGAAGCCTCCCGTGGGCGACGGGGCCAGCTTCGAACGGGCGGGCGTGGACGCCATCCTGGCTGAAAACGGGGTCGAGTACTTCTTTGTGGACTCCCACATGATCCGGGGAGGCGAGCCGCTCGGCACCTACGCGGGCAAATTTCCGCAGCTTGCCGAGCTGTTCGCGCGCAGCCAGAAGTTCTTCACCCCTCCCCCCGAGCAGCGCAGCGAGTACGAACCCTACCGGCTGACGTCGGGCGTGGCCGTGTTCGCACGCGATCCTCAGACCACCGTCAAAGTCTGGTCGGGCGAGCACGGCTATCCGGGCGATCCGCACTACCTCGAGTTCCACAAGCAGCTCTATCCGGGCCGCCACAAGTATTGGCGCATCAGCGAGGACAAGCAGGACCTGGGCAAGAAGCAGCCGTACGATCCGTGGGCGGCGTTCGAGCGCCTCTCCGGCCACGCCGCGGATATGGCCAAGACCCTCAAGGAGACGCTCGCCGCGTACCGGGGAGCCAGCGGGCACGACGGCATCGTGACATCGATGTACGACACCGAGCTGTTCGGCCACTGGTGGTTCGAAGGGCCGGAGTTCTTGTGCGAGCTGGGCCGACACGTCGCCGCCGATCCCGATCTCGAGTGCGTTTCCGCCTCGGAAGTGCTGGACTCGGGCGTCGTGCGGGGCACGATCACGCTGCCCGAAGGGTCGTGGGGCGAAGGCGGCTACCACTTCGTTTGGCTCAACGACGGCAACGTGTGGACGTGGGAAAAGCTGCTTCCGGCCGAGCGCAGGATGCGCGAGCTGTCCGAGCGGCTGGCGAACGGACCCGCCCGCGAAATCGTCATTCAAGCGGGAAGGGAACTGCTCCTTGCCGAAGCGTCGGACTGGCAGTTCCTCATCTCGACGTTCTCCGCCCGCGACTATGCCGAAGTCCGCTTCGACGACCATATCGATCGGTTCCACCGTCTGGCCGACCTTGCCGAGTCCGTCCACGCCGGTGGTGAACTCTCTGTCGCCGATCAGACATTCATCGAGGAGTGCCAATCGAAAGACGCTCCCTTTGCCGATCTGGACCCCTCGCTGTGGAGTCCCTCTCGATCTCCCGTTGGGACCTAAACCATGAAACCCTCTCTTGCTTCGTCGATTCTCGCAGCGGCCTCCCTCCTTGCGTTCGCAGGGTGTGGCGGCGGCCAGAAGCCTTCTGCCCAGGCCCAAGCGGGTTCCCAACCACCGGTCGCGGCCCCCAACGCCCCGGCTCCTTCCGTTGCGAAGGCGCTGGAAGACGCGAAGGTGGACGTGCCGCCCATTCCCGCGAAGAACACCAAGGGTTGGGCTGGCGGGAAGCTCGCGGCCACCGACATCGCCGCCAAGATGGACGCCGCCATGAAGAGCCTTCGCAACGTGCGCGTGGTGGCCACCGTGCTGGGGAAGACTCCAAAAGGGCGCATCATGCCCTCCACGTTTCCCGGTGAGATCCAAGACGATCGGACGTTCCGCATCTCCTACATGCTCCTCACCGACGACGTCCCCACGACGGGCATCGCGACCGCCAACGGCACCAAGCTGGTCACCCTCGGCGAGGGCGGGCTCTCCGCTCCGAAGAAGGTGGGTTCGACCCCGCAGCGCGACATGGAGAAACTGGTCGAGGAGTGGCCCAAATCGTTCCCCACCAACGTTTTCGACGGGCTGACCGACGGCGGCGGCTACTGGAGCGCACTCATCGGGGCGTGGCAGCGCGGCGTACAGGGGTTCAAACTCTCGGTGGAGGAGCGCACCATGCCCTTTAAGGATCGGAAGATCAGAAACTACCGAGTCGTCGCAGAGCGGCCGGTGCCCGGCCCCGGCGGGCGCGTCGAGACCGTCGAACTTGTCGTGGACGGACAGATCTTCCTGCCGGTCACCATCCGTTCCCATGGGTGGGACCAGCAGGGTCGGGAGTTCCAGTACCAGTGGTCGGCCGAATGGAAGAACAACCAGAAGCTCGACGCATCGAAATTCAAGATCGGCAACTCCTGACGCGCCGGTAATCTCCGCGCATGCGGTTTTCAACGCGGGCTGTGCACGGGGCGGGGACGTTCGAGGACGGGGTCGGCGCGTCCGTCCGCCCGATCTACCAGAGTTCGACCTTCCGTTGGGAGTCGCTCGAACGCGAGCCACCGTTCATGTATGCCCGCTACGGCAATCCCAACCGCGCGGAGTTGGAGGCGACCCTTGCGGCGCTCGAAGGAGCCGAATACGGCGCGTGCTTCTCGAGCGGAATGGCCGCCCTCGCCGCGGCCATGTCCTTGGCCCAAGCCGGGGACCACGTCGTGCTCGCCGATGCGATCTACGGGGGAACGGCGGCCCTCGCCGCAAAGCTCCTCCCCCGGCATGGAATCGAGGTCTCCTCGTTCGACTCGCTGAAGCCGGAATCGCTTCGCGCCGCCGCACGCCCCAACACGAAGCTCGTGTTCTACGAGTCCCCCACCAATCCCACGGTGGAGGTCGTTGACATCGCCGCCGTGGCGGCCGTGGCAAAACAGTTAGGGATCCTAACGGTTTTTGACAACACGTTCGCCACTCCCTACCTCACGCGTCCCCTTTCCCTGGGTGCGGACGTCGTCGTGCACTCGACGACCAAGTATCTGGGAGGCCACAGCGACGTGACCGGCGGGGCGGCGCTGACGAACGACGCGGCCATTCATGCGCACCTGCTCGAACAACTCAAGCTCGGGGGCGCGGTACCGGAACCGTTCGCGAGTTGGCTGACCCTGCGGGGCGTGAAGACGCTTCCCGCCCGGATGCGCGTGCACTGCGACAACGCGGCCCGGGTCGCCGAACACTTGGCGGCGCACCCCAAAGTGCGGCGCGTCTGTTACCCGGGGTTGGCGGAGCCGGACGTGCGGGCGCTGGCCGCGCGGCAGATGGAGGGCCGGTTCGGAGGCATCGTCGCGTTCGAACTGGAAGGCGGGCGGGACGCGGCCTTCCAGTTCGCCGAGCGGACCCGGGTGTTCCATATCGCCGCGAGCCTCGGCGGCGTCGAATCGCTGCTCTCCTACCCGCCGCTGTTCTCCCACGCGGGGCTCACGGAAGAGGAGCGCCAGGCTCGCGGGATCACGCCGGGCCTGCTGCGCGCGAGCGTGGGGCTGGAGGACATCGACGACCTGGTCGAGGATCTCGACCGGGCCCTCGCCTAACCCGGATCCTCGCGCGAAGGCATGAAAGGCCGGCGTCCGGGCTGTTCTCTGGCCGGGTTTCGGCTCCGCCCAGGGGTGCCACGCCCGCTGGCCGGGCGTGCAGAAGCCACCCGTTCAGGCGTCCGGCCCACGCCCGTCGAGCGGGCGTGGCAGTGCGCAAACGCGCCTGGACGGTTTCTCGACAGTCGCCTCCTCCACGCACGCTCTGAGCCGGGCTAAACGCGCACGGGCTGGCCGGATTCCAGCGACTCCACGATCGCATGCATCGTGCGCACCGTGGCGATGCCCTCGGCGAGGTCCGGGCTGTTGGGTTCGCCTGAGAGCAGCTTCGAGGCGAAGAAGTCGGCGTAGTTGCAGAACTCGCCGTAGTGCATGCCCTTCAGTTCGTGGCGGTAGTGGTAGCCCGCCATCGCGTGGTCGAAGTCCTCCTCGATCTCGATGCCGTCGCCATCGTGCCGGGTGAATCGCAGCTCGGGGTAACGCGCCAAGCTCGTGCCTTTCGAGCCCATGAGGAAGCACTCGATCATCGACCGCGCACGGGGCAACTCGTGGATGCCGTAGTTCCCCAGCACGCGCCCTATCCTTCCGGATTCGGCGACGAGGTTCACACAGATCGCGTCATCGCCCCGCACCCCGTACCGCTCGCCCAGCGCCGTCTTCGTTCCGACGGCGTGGACCGTTCGGATCGGCCCCAGATACCAGCGGACGAGATCCACGGGGTGGCTGAGCCCGAGGTACGCCCAATGCGTGTCGGTGGCCGCCCAGGGGCTTTTCTCGTAGTACCAATCCATACGGTGGTTGTAGTGCGCGTCGACCAGCTCCACGTCGCCCACGTCGCCCGCCTCGTAGAGCTCCCGCTGACGTTGGAACGGCTCGTAGAACCGTGTGGACTGGCCCACCTGGAGCCGGCACCCGTGGACGCGTGCAAGCTCCAGGAGCCGATCGCCTTCGGACGGGTCGTTCAGGAGCGGCTTCGTGCAGATCACGTGCTTTCCGGCCTCGAACGCGGCCGCGATGTGGTCGGCGTGGAGCGAGTCGGGCGTGTAGATCGCCACGATGCGCACGTCCTCGCGGGCAAGCATGGCGCGGTACTCGTCGGTGACCCACAAACCAGGGACCGCCTCTCGCGCCTCGTCGCGCTTCTCGGCCGCGAGATCGCAACCCGCGACCGCCTTGCACAGACCCGATGCGCGCAGGGCCACCAGGAGCGTATGCCCCTCGTGGAGGCCCAACACGCCGATGCCCAACCGCTCCTCGGGCGGCACCTCGCCGTACGAGCGGCGATGGCCTACGGTCGGTTTGCCGGTGGGTTGGATGTCGCGGTGCATGGGCTATCCGGGGGGCCAGGTCAACGCACGGCCCCCGAGCAGGTGGGCGTGCAGGTGGGGCACGGTTTGTCCGGCCGCCTCGCCCTGATTGATCACGACGCGGTACCCCTCGTCCAGCCCGAACTCCTCGGCGATCTTCTTCGCGGCGTTCAGCAGGTACATGTGGTCGCCCTCGTCGGGAAGCGTCGCCAGGCCCGCGATCTCTGCGCGCGGCACGATGAGGATGTGGACGGGCGCCACGGGCTGGATGTCCTTGATGGCCACGACGTGGGCGTCCTGGTAGACGATCTCCCCGGGGATCTCGCCGTTGATGATTTTGGTGAAGAGGGTGGGCACTGGCTCAGTTCCTTACCGAGAGGGCTCGGCGGTCAGGGGACGGAGCCGCGGCCAGTTCGCCGTAGAGCATGCCGTCCCGATGGTCCGAGAGGTGAACGTGGACAAGCGAGCCGACCCACTGCGGCGAGCCCGCAAACCGCACCTCGAGATAGTTGTCCGTCAGTCCGCCGAGGAGTCCGTCCCGGCGCTTGCCCTCCACGAGCACCCGAAGCGTCCGTCCGAGGAACCTCTGCGCATGCCCCTCGCCCGTCCGGCTCGTCACCTGGGAGAGCACCTGGCTTCGCCGCACCTTCTCCTCGGGGGCCACGGGGTCGCCCCACTGATCCGCGGGCGTGCCGTGCCGCGGCGAGAAGCGAAACAGGTGGGCCTTGAGGTACTTCGCCTGTTCGCAGACGGCCACGCTCGACTGGAACCGTTCCTCGGACTCGGTTGGAAACCCGACCATGATGTCGGTCGTGAGCGAAAGGTCGGGAATCTCGGCGTAGAGCGATTCGCAAAGGTCGAGATAGTCGCGCTGCGTGTACGGGCGGTTCATGTCGGCGAGCACACCCGAATCCCCGCTTTGCAGGGGCACGTGGAGGTGGGGCACGACCTTGCCGCCGGCCGCCACCCGTTCGATCAGCCGCGGCGTGACCTGGCGCATCTCGATGCTGCTGATCCGGATGCGTTCGAGCCCGTCCACCGCGCACAGCCTTTCGACAAGATCCTCGAAGTCTGGCCCGCCGCTCCCCGTGTCGGGGCCGTAGGCGCCGATCAGCACGCCTGTGAGAACGACCTCGCGGTAACCCATGGACGCCAGCCGCTCCGCCTCCTCGATCACCTCGCGCCACGGGCGCGACGACATGACGGGCCTCGTGAACGGGATCGAGCAGTAGCTGCAGAACACGCTGCACCCGTCCTGCACCTTCAGGGTCGCGCGCGTGCGTCCCGCAAACGCGGCGGGACGGGCGCGGGGGCCTCCCGGAGGCGGCTCCAAACCCGGAAAGGCATGGAGCAGGTAGCTCAGAGCCTCCAGCTTCTGCGGGTTGGGGACGACGACGTGCGCCCCTTCCATGGGTTCGCGCTTGTTGAGGGCCATCTGCGAAGCGCACCCCGTGACCACGACCTTGGCGTCCGGGTTGGTGCGCGCGGCTTTGCGGATCGTGTACCGGCTCTTGCTCTCCGCGACCGACGTGACGCTGCACGTGTTGATGACGTAGACGTCCGCGGGTTGGTCGAAGGGCACGGCGTCGAACCCCGCTTCCTCGAAGCTCTCGAGGATGCGCTGGGTCTCGTACTGGTTCACCTTGCAGCCCAGGGTCGTGAAGGCAGCCGTCGGCACCCTCCAATTCTACAAGAACCGGGGTTGTTGGCCAGCCCGTGCCACAATCGGCCCGATGGTGCCGACGCAGGTGTGGGAGGGCCGTTCGCTGGGCGCGCGCGCGCTGCGCACGTTGCTGTACCCCCTGTCGCTGCTCTACGCGGCGGGATGGCGGCTTTACCTCTTGGTCTACCGCTGGGGGCTCAAGCGACCTGTGGAAGCGCATCGGCCGGTCGTGTGTGTGGGAAACCTCGCGACCGGAGGAAGCGGCAAGACCCCCTTGACGGTGCACCTCGCCGAACGGATCGCCGCCTCCGGTCGCAAGGTCGTCGTCGGGTGCAGCGGCTATGGCGGGCCCCACGAATCGGGTGCGACCCTCGCCCCGGCGGGGCCGCTCCGGGCGTCGGAGTGGGGGGATGAGCCGGCGCTGTTGCGCGAGCTTCTGCCCGCCGTGCCGCTTGTCGTGGGCCGTGCGCGCGTCGAGGCGGCGAGGCGCGTCGCCGAGGCGCATCCCGACGCTGTGCTCCTGATGGACGACGGGTTTCAACATCTGCCCCTCGTCAAGCACGTCCAGATCG
Encoded here:
- a CDS encoding DUF1343 domain-containing protein; its protein translation is MSLAMLLPAVAALGMVHRAPDVLCGIDVLERDGFAQLKGRKVALITNHTGRTRDGRFTSDVLAAAPGMTLVCLFAPEHGLRGLVDEAVKDGRDEKTGLPAYSLYNPGQGADRYRPKKEQLQGVDTIVFDIQDIGTRFYTYVGTLGYAMEAAARDGLEVVVLDRPNPITAIDADGPVADERHLGLTAFHTIPLVHGMTAGELARLFNSERKIGAKLSVVKCEGWRRDMWWDETGLTWVNPSPNMRSPTEALLYPGIGLVEATNLSVGRGTDTPFELVGAPWLDGRKLAAALNAKAVPGVRVYPLEFTPNASKFANEPCGGVGFTVTDRAAFDSVRFGCELVFELHRLFPEWDSSRLVNLLQNSQTSQALLQGGYAAARRDWMPALQAFRAVRKTHLLYR
- a CDS encoding DUF3500 domain-containing protein, translated to MPAAERAKAARPFDLALRKVWQFTPGDRAGTRLRDLGPEQRALAEALLKTSLSEGGYFKTKNVMHLEDILGGSYASDLYWIEIFGTPSADGPWGWQYEGHHVVLTFTYVGGKMSMTPAFFGAHPALANDGKRELRALGAEEDFALKLFGTLDAEQQARARIIEAVPADIFTGPDRDTILTEPKGLPCSALNADQRERMMALIDVYLDDAPAEEAALRKAAIERSLDQTLFAWIGPAERGTRFYYRIHGPQVLIEFDHTSASRSDDPHIHSIWRTPGDDYGEDLLKRHYLEDH
- a CDS encoding DUF1957 domain-containing protein, with amino-acid sequence MPVGRFVLCLHSHMPYVLSHGKSPHGTDWIHESAAECYLPILHALDRLHRDGIRPRWTINMTPILAEQLEDPTFQSGFADYCQEKIDAAIDDARRFEKEGELWMQGLAAMWQRHYTQALVEFKHQWGRSIIEGFRYFQDEGCIEVITCAATHGYLPLLGTEESVRAQVKLGVETYKKHFGRQPRGMWLPECAYRPAYEWKPPVGDGASFERAGVDAILAENGVEYFFVDSHMIRGGEPLGTYAGKFPQLAELFARSQKFFTPPPEQRSEYEPYRLTSGVAVFARDPQTTVKVWSGEHGYPGDPHYLEFHKQLYPGRHKYWRISEDKQDLGKKQPYDPWAAFERLSGHAADMAKTLKETLAAYRGASGHDGIVTSMYDTELFGHWWFEGPEFLCELGRHVAADPDLECVSASEVLDSGVVRGTITLPEGSWGEGGYHFVWLNDGNVWTWEKLLPAERRMRELSERLANGPAREIVIQAGRELLLAEASDWQFLISTFSARDYAEVRFDDHIDRFHRLADLAESVHAGGELSVADQTFIEECQSKDAPFADLDPSLWSPSRSPVGT
- a CDS encoding aminotransferase class I/II-fold pyridoxal phosphate-dependent enzyme, whose product is MRFSTRAVHGAGTFEDGVGASVRPIYQSSTFRWESLEREPPFMYARYGNPNRAELEATLAALEGAEYGACFSSGMAALAAAMSLAQAGDHVVLADAIYGGTAALAAKLLPRHGIEVSSFDSLKPESLRAAARPNTKLVFYESPTNPTVEVVDIAAVAAVAKQLGILTVFDNTFATPYLTRPLSLGADVVVHSTTKYLGGHSDVTGGAALTNDAAIHAHLLEQLKLGGAVPEPFASWLTLRGVKTLPARMRVHCDNAARVAEHLAAHPKVRRVCYPGLAEPDVRALAARQMEGRFGGIVAFELEGGRDAAFQFAERTRVFHIAASLGGVESLLSYPPLFSHAGLTEEERQARGITPGLLRASVGLEDIDDLVEDLDRALA
- a CDS encoding Gfo/Idh/MocA family oxidoreductase; translation: MHRDIQPTGKPTVGHRRSYGEVPPEERLGIGVLGLHEGHTLLVALRASGLCKAVAGCDLAAEKRDEAREAVPGLWVTDEYRAMLAREDVRIVAIYTPDSLHADHIAAAFEAGKHVICTKPLLNDPSEGDRLLELARVHGCRLQVGQSTRFYEPFQRQRELYEAGDVGDVELVDAHYNHRMDWYYEKSPWAATDTHWAYLGLSHPVDLVRWYLGPIRTVHAVGTKTALGERYGVRGDDAICVNLVAESGRIGRVLGNYGIHELPRARSMIECFLMGSKGTSLARYPELRFTRHDGDGIEIEEDFDHAMAGYHYRHELKGMHYGEFCNYADFFASKLLSGEPNSPDLAEGIATVRTMHAIVESLESGQPVRV
- a CDS encoding HIT domain-containing protein; its protein translation is MPTLFTKIINGEIPGEIVYQDAHVVAIKDIQPVAPVHILIVPRAEIAGLATLPDEGDHMYLLNAAKKIAEEFGLDEGYRVVINQGEAAGQTVPHLHAHLLGGRALTWPPG
- the mtaB gene encoding tRNA (N(6)-L-threonylcarbamoyladenosine(37)-C(2))-methylthiotransferase MtaB; the encoded protein is MPTAAFTTLGCKVNQYETQRILESFEEAGFDAVPFDQPADVYVINTCSVTSVAESKSRYTIRKAARTNPDAKVVVTGCASQMALNKREPMEGAHVVVPNPQKLEALSYLLHAFPGLEPPPGGPRARPAAFAGRTRATLKVQDGCSVFCSYCSIPFTRPVMSSRPWREVIEEAERLASMGYREVVLTGVLIGAYGPDTGSGGPDFEDLVERLCAVDGLERIRISSIEMRQVTPRLIERVAAGGKVVPHLHVPLQSGDSGVLADMNRPYTQRDYLDLCESLYAEIPDLSLTTDIMVGFPTESEERFQSSVAVCEQAKYLKAHLFRFSPRHGTPADQWGDPVAPEEKVRRSQVLSQVTSRTGEGHAQRFLGRTLRVLVEGKRRDGLLGGLTDNYLEVRFAGSPQWVGSLVHVHLSDHRDGMLYGELAAAPSPDRRALSVRN
- the lpxK gene encoding tetraacyldisaccharide 4'-kinase, whose protein sequence is MVPTQVWEGRSLGARALRTLLYPLSLLYAAGWRLYLLVYRWGLKRPVEAHRPVVCVGNLATGGSGKTPLTVHLAERIAASGRKVVVGCSGYGGPHESGATLAPAGPLRASEWGDEPALLRELLPAVPLVVGRARVEAARRVAEAHPDAVLLMDDGFQHLPLVKHVQIVLQSNSPNTMCLPAGPLREPPNALRRADLVLPGTFGVVADPLVLESPQGGRVEVADSASVLCAIGRPDSFCDALRAMGLTLDPILVLPDHDPLTEGNLLERLPSDQPVVVTAKDWVKLRERSDAGERRWLVARHRVRLEPADAFAAWLDRKLDEVESRSKEA